A section of the Streptomyces sp. Je 1-369 genome encodes:
- a CDS encoding RiPP maturation radical SAM C-methyltransferase: MRVLLVNMPWSPIDLPSLALGILKRSVDERVPGATAEVLHANLAFTDWITERTEFSGDDYEYYALSSYFMGCGDWVFSSALYDDPEWRDDEFTTVMTGKLKAARMKMTRELHRVVPEFVEMIARQVVASEPDVVGFTSTFQQNTAALACARRVKELAPHLVTVMGGANCDGEQGAAVHRNFPFVDHVVRGEGEAAFPALLTALTEKTPLDDIPGLCHRDAEGRSVANAMATRPLPPAAILPPDYSGYFERLAASVARNWVEPKLVVEGARGCWWGEKHHCTFCGLNGSFMEFRSKSPDTFYDEIMDLARRHRVLDMYVVDNILDMRYLTTVLPRIIDSGYDLRLHIEIKANMKRSQLRTLADAGLIYVQPGIESLNSRVLDLMDKGVSGCQNVRMLRDGAETGLSVAWNYLHGFPGESAEDYDPVIAQIPALEHLDPPVDLSARIAIERFSPYFERPELGFTGLRPEGHYRFTYDLPEEELYGMAYVFEAPARGIGEPTVKALNEALADWRKHHTDARLTHDDHGDRIVLVSRRRTFSWRAMELTDPFELAVFRLLDQPHSVQALLRKAAARVSDMTLDETRVQALLDSWLALGIVFADAGQYVHVAPAAVNEDLLRLDFMRHIHTEDTALTSVSTPVPVPEPARSGGAQ, encoded by the coding sequence ATGCGCGTACTGCTGGTCAACATGCCCTGGTCGCCCATCGACCTTCCGTCGCTCGCCCTGGGCATCCTCAAACGGAGCGTGGACGAGCGCGTCCCCGGCGCCACCGCCGAGGTGCTGCACGCCAACCTCGCCTTCACCGACTGGATCACCGAACGCACCGAATTCTCCGGTGACGACTACGAGTACTACGCGCTCTCCTCGTACTTCATGGGCTGCGGCGACTGGGTCTTCTCCTCCGCGCTCTACGACGACCCGGAGTGGCGGGACGACGAGTTCACCACCGTCATGACCGGCAAGCTGAAGGCCGCGCGGATGAAGATGACACGCGAACTCCACCGTGTCGTCCCCGAGTTCGTCGAGATGATCGCCCGGCAGGTCGTGGCGAGCGAACCCGACGTCGTCGGCTTCACCTCCACCTTCCAGCAGAACACCGCGGCCCTCGCCTGCGCCCGCCGCGTCAAGGAACTCGCCCCGCACCTCGTGACCGTCATGGGCGGCGCCAACTGCGACGGAGAACAGGGCGCGGCCGTGCACCGCAACTTCCCCTTCGTCGACCACGTCGTCCGCGGCGAGGGCGAGGCCGCCTTCCCCGCGCTCCTCACCGCGCTCACCGAGAAGACCCCTCTCGACGACATCCCCGGCCTCTGCCACCGCGACGCCGAGGGAAGGAGCGTCGCCAACGCCATGGCCACCCGGCCGCTGCCGCCCGCCGCGATCCTGCCGCCCGACTACAGTGGCTACTTCGAACGCCTCGCCGCGTCCGTGGCCCGCAACTGGGTGGAGCCCAAGCTCGTCGTCGAAGGCGCGCGCGGCTGCTGGTGGGGTGAGAAACACCACTGCACCTTCTGCGGGCTCAACGGCTCGTTCATGGAGTTCCGCTCCAAGAGCCCGGACACCTTCTACGACGAGATCATGGACCTGGCACGCCGCCACCGGGTCCTGGACATGTACGTCGTCGACAACATCCTCGACATGCGCTACCTCACCACCGTGCTGCCCCGCATCATCGACAGCGGCTACGACCTGCGCCTGCACATCGAGATCAAGGCCAACATGAAGCGCAGCCAGCTGCGCACCCTCGCCGACGCGGGACTCATCTACGTACAGCCCGGCATCGAAAGCCTCAACAGCCGGGTCCTCGACCTGATGGACAAGGGCGTGAGCGGCTGCCAGAACGTCCGGATGCTCCGCGACGGCGCCGAGACGGGACTCTCCGTCGCCTGGAACTACCTCCACGGCTTCCCGGGCGAGAGCGCCGAGGACTACGACCCCGTCATCGCGCAGATCCCCGCCCTCGAACACCTCGACCCGCCCGTCGACCTCTCCGCCCGCATCGCGATCGAACGCTTCAGCCCCTACTTCGAGCGCCCCGAACTCGGCTTCACCGGCCTGCGGCCCGAGGGCCACTACCGCTTCACCTACGACCTGCCCGAAGAAGAGCTGTACGGCATGGCGTACGTCTTCGAGGCCCCGGCCCGCGGCATCGGCGAACCCACGGTGAAAGCCCTCAACGAGGCACTCGCCGACTGGCGGAAACACCACACCGACGCCCGCCTCACCCACGACGACCACGGCGACCGCATCGTCCTCGTCAGCCGCCGACGCACCTTCTCCTGGCGCGCCATGGAGCTCACCGACCCCTTCGAGCTGGCCGTGTTCCGCCTCCTCGACCAGCCGCACAGCGTCCAGGCGCTCCTGCGGAAGGCCGCCGCGCGGGTCTCCGACATGACCCTCGACGAGACCAGGGTCCAGGCACTCCTCGACTCCTGGCTCGCCCTCGGCATCGTCTTCGCCGACGCGGGCCAGTACGTCCACGTCGCACCGGCCGCGGTCAACGAGGACCTGCTCCGACTCGACTTCATGCGGCACATCCACACGGAGGACACGGCGCTCACGTCCGTTTCCACGCCCGTGCCCGTGCCCGAGCCCGCCCGATCCGGAGGAGCACAGTGA
- a CDS encoding TetR/AcrR family transcriptional regulator: MARPGGRSARVQEAVHTAVRELAEEVGRDALTVPLIAARAEVTPSTVYRRWGDLQALLSDVAVERLRPEAPPEDLGDLRNDLRSWAEQFLDEMGSPAGRAYIRDALLGDPDGSNAGQCSAYAAEQVDVILARAADRGETGPDVETVLDHVVAPMMYRILFRPSGHDAAYARQLVSGVLDAPT; encoded by the coding sequence ATGGCGCGCCCCGGCGGGCGCAGTGCCCGCGTCCAGGAAGCGGTGCACACCGCCGTACGTGAACTCGCGGAGGAGGTGGGCCGCGACGCGCTGACCGTTCCCCTGATCGCGGCCCGCGCCGAGGTCACCCCCTCGACGGTCTACCGTCGATGGGGCGATCTCCAGGCGCTGCTGTCCGACGTGGCGGTCGAGCGGCTGCGTCCCGAGGCGCCGCCGGAGGATCTGGGGGACCTCAGGAACGATCTGCGGTCCTGGGCCGAGCAGTTCCTCGACGAGATGGGCTCGCCCGCCGGCCGCGCGTACATCCGCGACGCCCTGCTCGGCGACCCGGACGGCAGCAACGCGGGCCAGTGCTCCGCCTACGCGGCCGAACAGGTCGACGTCATCCTCGCCCGCGCGGCGGACCGCGGCGAGACCGGACCCGACGTCGAGACGGTCCTTGACCACGTCGTCGCGCCGATGATGTACCGCATCCTGTTCCGCCCGTCCGGACACGACGCGGCGTACGCGCGACAGCTGGTGAGCGGAGTGCTCGACGCGCCGACGTAG
- a CDS encoding MBL fold metallo-hydrolase yields the protein MQTRTSPPLRTQAPHWTVGDVTIHRVDEIPLPPETGPWLLPTATPDVVAQHPWLQPDFADATGTLHLDSHTFALTVGTLRVLVDTGIGNGKTRANPAWHDLRTDYPQRLTDAGFPPDSVDLVILTHLHTDHVGWNTREEDGSWVPTFPRARYVTSRVEREFWAAYDMDEPRQQMFRDSVYPIEDAGLLDLVDVPAQGTEVAPGLRLVPSPGHTPGHLAVQVSSHGRSALITGDLLHHPVQLPHPHLGSCVDIDPAQAEATRSDLLASLADTETLLLGTHFPDPTAGRVVSDGDTYRLTPVPPTRA from the coding sequence ATGCAGACCCGGACCTCGCCCCCGCTCCGAACCCAAGCCCCCCACTGGACGGTCGGCGACGTCACCATCCACCGCGTCGACGAGATCCCCCTGCCGCCCGAGACCGGCCCCTGGCTGCTCCCGACCGCGACGCCCGACGTGGTAGCCCAACACCCGTGGCTGCAACCGGACTTCGCCGACGCCACCGGCACCCTGCACCTCGACAGCCACACCTTCGCGCTCACCGTGGGCACACTTCGCGTGCTCGTCGACACCGGCATCGGCAACGGCAAGACGCGCGCGAATCCGGCCTGGCACGACCTCCGCACCGACTACCCGCAACGCCTCACCGACGCGGGCTTCCCGCCCGACTCGGTCGACCTCGTCATCCTCACCCACCTGCACACCGACCACGTCGGCTGGAACACCCGTGAGGAGGACGGGTCCTGGGTGCCCACCTTCCCCCGCGCCCGCTACGTCACCTCCCGCGTCGAGCGGGAGTTCTGGGCCGCGTACGACATGGACGAACCGCGACAGCAGATGTTCCGCGACTCCGTGTACCCGATCGAGGACGCGGGGCTGCTCGACCTCGTCGACGTCCCGGCCCAGGGCACCGAAGTCGCCCCCGGCCTGCGCCTCGTGCCCTCCCCCGGCCACACCCCCGGACACCTCGCCGTCCAGGTGAGCAGCCACGGCCGATCAGCCCTCATCACGGGTGACCTGCTCCACCACCCCGTACAACTCCCCCACCCCCACCTCGGAAGCTGCGTCGACATCGACCCCGCACAGGCCGAAGCCACCCGCAGCGACCTGCTCGCCTCGCTCGCCGACACGGAGACGCTGCTCCTCGGCACCCACTTCCCCGACCCGACGGCCGGACGCGTGGTGTCCGACGGGGATACGTACCGCCTGACACCGGTCCCGCCGACGCGCGCCTAG
- a CDS encoding MFS transporter, producing MESLPLSSAGTSARDFRLFWWANAADALGTQASGVVLPLLLLSLGHSAQTAGLVAGLSLAAGILLGPLAAVPADRGARKTIMFWSAAVSALAMGSVALVLALGHLTLTHLLGAVLVERFATATHDAASRGTVALVCPPDDQPRALARLAAADQGALILGPAIGGAAYQLSRALPFLADAVSYAVAACCVRGMRAELKAPAEQPIGGGLLREAAAGLRLVRREPLLRLVLVWIALVNGVAVALYYAAVFALERSGSGALPLGVVLAVSGAAGLAGALAAPRVAVRVGAARVLVGVTWLLVPLTAALATAAGPWTYGLLLGAVCLLVPLPAVVLQARALLVTEPSVQARVGAVLATASGGAAALAPVLAGLCADRVGTAAPALGCAALLTLLAVHTTRRAALAEAAA from the coding sequence GTGGAGTCGTTACCCCTCTCTTCCGCAGGCACCTCCGCCCGCGACTTCCGGCTCTTCTGGTGGGCCAACGCGGCCGACGCGCTCGGCACCCAGGCATCCGGTGTCGTACTCCCACTGCTGCTCCTCTCGCTCGGCCACTCCGCGCAGACCGCGGGGCTCGTCGCCGGCCTTTCGCTGGCCGCCGGAATCCTGCTCGGACCGCTCGCCGCCGTCCCCGCCGACCGCGGCGCCCGCAAGACGATCATGTTCTGGTCCGCCGCGGTCTCCGCGCTCGCCATGGGCTCCGTCGCCCTGGTGCTCGCCCTCGGACACCTCACGCTCACGCACCTCCTCGGCGCCGTCCTCGTCGAACGCTTCGCCACCGCCACCCACGACGCCGCCTCACGCGGCACGGTCGCCCTGGTCTGCCCGCCCGACGACCAACCCCGCGCCTTGGCCCGGCTCGCCGCCGCCGACCAGGGCGCCCTCATCCTCGGGCCCGCCATCGGAGGCGCCGCCTACCAGCTGTCGCGTGCGCTGCCGTTCCTGGCCGACGCCGTCTCGTACGCCGTCGCGGCCTGCTGCGTACGCGGCATGCGGGCCGAGCTGAAGGCCCCGGCGGAGCAGCCCATCGGGGGAGGGCTGCTCCGCGAGGCGGCCGCCGGGCTGCGCCTCGTGCGCCGCGAACCGCTGCTCCGCCTCGTCCTGGTGTGGATCGCCCTCGTCAACGGCGTCGCCGTCGCGCTCTACTACGCCGCCGTCTTCGCCCTGGAACGCTCCGGCTCGGGCGCCCTCCCGCTGGGCGTCGTCCTCGCGGTCTCCGGCGCCGCCGGTCTCGCCGGGGCGCTCGCCGCGCCCCGGGTCGCCGTACGGGTCGGCGCCGCCCGGGTCCTCGTCGGCGTGACCTGGCTGCTCGTACCGCTCACCGCGGCCCTCGCCACCGCCGCGGGGCCCTGGACGTACGGCCTGCTGCTCGGCGCGGTCTGCCTGCTCGTGCCGCTGCCCGCCGTCGTCCTCCAGGCGCGCGCCCTCCTCGTGACGGAACCCTCGGTGCAGGCGCGCGTCGGCGCGGTCCTCGCGACGGCGTCCGGTGGCGCCGCCGCCCTCGCCCCCGTCCTCGCGGGACTGTGCGCGGACCGGGTCGGCACCGCCGCCCCCGCACTGGGCTGCGCCGCCCTGCTGACCCTGCTCGCCGTGCACACCACCCGCCGCGCCGCCCTCGCGGAGGCCGCCGCGTGA
- a CDS encoding amidase, giving the protein MQPYELTLAAAAEEIRTRRLSPVELVDSVLDRIARTEPALQAYVTVTAERARDAARAAERASAADAASRTSSHGPLHGIPMALKDLIDVAGVATTASSRVRAEHPAAAADSTVAARLAKAGTALVGKTHTHEFAFGLTTPQTRNAWHPDRVAGGSSGGSAVAVAAAAATFALGTDTGGSIRVPAALNGVVGLKPTYGLVPRHGVTSLSWSLDHVGPITRTVEDAALVMSVLAGHDPRDPASLPTPSSVDYRPPAGADLTGVRVGVPRNYYFEHVDPEVETAVRGAVEQLEALGATLVEVEIPMTRYVQATQWGLMVPEATAYHEQTLRSAPERYGADIRVLLEAGALMSAGDYLRAQRARTLMRQAWLRMLDEVDVVAAPTVPLTAVHTDQEVIVWPDGTSESVSDAYVRLSAPADITGVPALSVPVGRDGAGMPIGMQLLGRPLAEATVLRVGHAYEEAVPARGYAPVPVPAPPAIPAVPAVPADLRVDAL; this is encoded by the coding sequence ATGCAGCCGTATGAGTTGACCCTCGCCGCCGCGGCCGAGGAGATCCGCACGCGTCGGCTGTCCCCCGTCGAGCTCGTGGACTCGGTGCTCGACCGGATCGCCCGCACAGAACCCGCCCTCCAGGCCTACGTCACCGTGACGGCGGAGCGGGCGCGCGACGCGGCGCGAGCGGCCGAACGGGCAAGCGCAGCCGACGCCGCGAGCCGCACGTCTTCGCACGGCCCGCTGCACGGCATCCCCATGGCGCTGAAGGACCTGATCGACGTCGCCGGTGTCGCGACCACCGCGAGCTCCCGCGTCCGGGCGGAGCACCCCGCGGCCGCCGCCGACAGCACGGTCGCCGCACGCCTGGCCAAGGCGGGCACCGCCCTCGTGGGCAAGACCCACACCCACGAGTTCGCCTTCGGACTCACCACGCCCCAGACCCGCAACGCCTGGCACCCGGACCGTGTGGCGGGCGGTTCCAGTGGCGGTTCTGCCGTCGCCGTCGCGGCCGCAGCGGCGACCTTCGCCCTGGGGACCGACACCGGAGGGTCGATCCGCGTGCCGGCCGCGTTGAACGGCGTCGTCGGCCTCAAGCCCACGTACGGCCTCGTCCCCCGGCACGGCGTGACGTCCCTGTCCTGGTCGCTGGACCACGTGGGCCCCATCACGCGTACCGTCGAGGACGCCGCCCTGGTGATGTCCGTCCTCGCGGGGCATGACCCCCGCGACCCCGCCAGCCTGCCCACCCCGTCCTCCGTGGACTACCGGCCGCCGGCGGGCGCGGACCTGACGGGAGTACGGGTCGGCGTACCGCGCAACTACTACTTCGAGCACGTCGACCCCGAGGTCGAGACGGCGGTGCGCGGCGCCGTCGAGCAGCTCGAAGCCCTCGGCGCGACGCTCGTCGAGGTCGAGATCCCGATGACCCGGTACGTCCAGGCCACCCAATGGGGCCTGATGGTGCCCGAGGCCACCGCCTACCACGAGCAGACCCTGCGCTCGGCGCCCGAGCGGTACGGCGCCGACATCCGTGTCCTGCTGGAGGCCGGTGCGCTCATGTCCGCCGGCGACTATCTGCGTGCCCAGCGGGCCCGGACCCTCATGCGGCAGGCGTGGCTGCGCATGCTGGACGAGGTCGACGTGGTCGCCGCGCCGACCGTTCCCTTGACCGCGGTACATACGGACCAGGAGGTCATCGTCTGGCCCGACGGGACGAGCGAGAGCGTCTCCGACGCGTATGTCCGCCTGTCGGCCCCCGCGGACATCACCGGCGTTCCGGCGCTGTCCGTGCCGGTCGGCCGCGACGGCGCGGGGATGCCCATCGGCATGCAGCTGCTCGGACGGCCGCTCGCCGAGGCCACGGTGCTGCGGGTGGGGCACGCGTACGAGGAGGCGGTGCCCGCGCGTGGCTACGCTCCGGTGCCGGTTCCAGCGCCCCCGGCGATCCCGGCGGTCCCGGCCGTCCCGGCGGACCTGCGCGTGGACGCGCTTTAA
- a CDS encoding helix-turn-helix transcriptional regulator codes for MSRPVGRVLTLLELLQSGGTRTVAELADRLGVDGRTVRRYVDQLTDLDVPVESVRGRYGGYRLAPGTALPPLMFSDDEALAVLLGLVAGRRAGLTPDGTAGETAAAKIRRVLPVRIARRLDVVLDSLAFTDEPGAFPAPDAEVLLALADAVRHRRAVALRYTDRKGRRGDRTLHPYGIVAHTGRWYVTGKDPEIDEYRTFRLDRITSARPLAGGSYEVPDGFDAADRVLTGFATAAYRYEVTLRIQGTVEQVRARLPASVASLEECAPGDDEGDRGGEGDEGAEGEGRGGRESWLRAELRAQSLDWLPPVLASLDRPFVIEGPEELRGLVAEFAERLASFARSA; via the coding sequence ATGTCTCGACCGGTGGGCCGCGTGCTCACGCTCCTGGAACTTCTGCAGTCGGGCGGCACCCGCACGGTGGCCGAACTGGCCGACCGGCTCGGTGTCGACGGGCGGACCGTACGGCGCTACGTGGACCAGCTGACCGACCTCGACGTGCCGGTCGAATCCGTGCGCGGCCGCTACGGCGGATACCGCCTCGCCCCCGGCACGGCGCTGCCCCCACTGATGTTCAGCGACGACGAGGCGCTCGCTGTTCTGCTCGGGCTGGTCGCGGGACGCCGAGCGGGCCTCACGCCCGACGGCACGGCAGGCGAGACCGCGGCGGCCAAGATCCGGCGCGTGCTGCCCGTCCGCATCGCCCGCAGGCTCGACGTGGTCCTGGACTCCCTGGCCTTCACCGACGAGCCGGGCGCGTTTCCCGCGCCGGACGCGGAGGTGCTGCTCGCCCTCGCCGACGCGGTACGCCACCGTCGGGCCGTCGCGCTCCGGTACACGGACCGCAAGGGGCGGCGCGGTGACCGCACCCTGCACCCGTACGGGATCGTCGCCCACACGGGCCGGTGGTACGTCACCGGCAAGGACCCGGAGATCGACGAGTACCGGACCTTCCGGCTCGACCGCATCACGTCCGCACGGCCTCTGGCAGGCGGTTCGTACGAGGTACCGGACGGGTTCGATGCGGCGGACCGCGTGCTGACCGGGTTCGCCACGGCCGCGTACCGGTATGAGGTGACGCTGCGGATCCAGGGCACGGTCGAGCAGGTCCGGGCCCGCCTTCCCGCGAGCGTCGCGAGTCTGGAGGAGTGTGCTCCCGGCGACGACGAGGGTGACCGGGGAGGCGAGGGTGACGAGGGAGCCGAGGGCGAGGGGCGGGGCGGACGTGAATCCTGGCTGCGGGCCGAACTACGGGCGCAGAGCCTCGACTGGCTGCCTCCCGTGCTCGCGTCCCTCGACCGGCCGTTCGTCATCGAAGGCCCTGAAGAACTGCGCGGTCTCGTCGCAGAGTTCGCCGAACGCCTCGCCTCCTTCGCCCGCTCGGCCTGA
- a CDS encoding DUF5825 family protein, with amino-acid sequence MTATLATPTLLAWRDYDPDACALPGMFLGEVPLPGPPRGQAERLWQLGARRVRLPDPVDLTVTADPAAALHGLGLVRDLTARAVMVEWRLRLDPDSEDRWRMLSHLQPPAVLLGPEGAEDALNTWRRGHYLCKCLWRKGPGFIQIRDRRWGELRRFTADEPEYETAIDRLDHGALADTVPKAVLDDFRAEQLVMDIGPYAWWLPYRVSRWLQQSIAI; translated from the coding sequence GTGACCGCGACCCTCGCCACGCCGACCCTGCTCGCCTGGCGCGACTACGACCCCGACGCGTGCGCGCTGCCCGGCATGTTCCTCGGCGAGGTGCCGCTGCCCGGACCGCCCCGCGGCCAGGCCGAACGCCTCTGGCAGCTCGGCGCGCGCCGGGTGCGCCTGCCCGACCCCGTCGACCTCACGGTCACCGCGGACCCGGCCGCCGCCCTGCACGGCCTCGGCCTCGTACGGGACCTGACCGCGCGCGCCGTCATGGTCGAGTGGAGACTGCGGCTCGACCCGGACTCGGAGGACAGGTGGCGCATGCTCAGCCACCTCCAGCCGCCCGCGGTGCTGCTCGGCCCCGAGGGCGCCGAGGACGCGCTGAACACCTGGCGGCGCGGCCACTACCTGTGCAAATGCCTGTGGCGCAAAGGCCCGGGGTTCATCCAGATCCGCGACCGCAGGTGGGGCGAGCTGCGCCGCTTCACCGCCGACGAACCCGAGTACGAGACGGCCATCGACCGCCTCGACCACGGCGCCCTCGCCGACACGGTGCCCAAGGCGGTCCTGGACGACTTCCGTGCCGAACAGCTCGTCATGGACATCGGCCCGTACGCGTGGTGGCTGCCGTACCGCGTGAGCCGCTGGCTCCAGCAGTCGATCGCGATCTGA
- a CDS encoding MgtC/SapB family protein, whose translation MEPSGQGWVQLAEFAVAFGLSAAIGLEREIRQKAAGLRTYTTVGVGAALFTLVSKYGFTDVLQSGTVTLDPSRVAAQIVSGLGFIGAGVIFVHRGSVQGLTTAATIWLTAAVGSAAAAGLPLLAVLATASYFLVAYAVRPLARRLSLLRSVPVHYRITYLQRPGLLPDLFAECARAGYDIAEVRTLSASVPKGAYGDETEHTVEVLLAVVGRGDGDTLTARFVAVDGVVACARPGYGDE comes from the coding sequence ATGGAACCGAGTGGCCAGGGCTGGGTGCAGCTGGCCGAGTTCGCCGTGGCCTTCGGCCTGTCCGCCGCGATCGGCCTGGAGCGCGAGATCCGGCAGAAGGCCGCGGGCCTGCGGACCTACACCACCGTCGGCGTGGGCGCCGCCCTGTTCACGCTGGTCAGCAAGTACGGGTTCACCGACGTGCTGCAGTCGGGCACCGTCACCCTCGACCCGTCCCGGGTGGCCGCGCAGATCGTCTCCGGTCTCGGCTTCATCGGCGCCGGGGTCATCTTCGTACACCGGGGCTCCGTGCAGGGCCTGACCACGGCGGCCACCATCTGGCTGACGGCCGCCGTCGGCTCGGCGGCGGCAGCCGGTCTGCCCCTGCTCGCGGTGCTCGCCACCGCCTCGTACTTCCTCGTCGCGTACGCGGTCCGCCCCCTGGCCCGGCGCCTCTCACTCCTGCGCTCGGTCCCCGTCCACTACCGCATCACCTACCTGCAACGCCCGGGCCTGCTGCCCGACCTGTTCGCGGAGTGCGCCCGCGCCGGCTACGACATCGCCGAAGTGCGCACCCTCAGCGCCTCCGTCCCCAAGGGCGCCTACGGCGACGAGACGGAACACACGGTCGAGGTGCTCCTGGCCGTGGTGGGCCGCGGCGACGGCGACACGCTGACGGCGCGCTTCGTGGCGGTGGACGGGGTGGTGGCGTGCGCGCGGCCGGGTTACGGGGACGAGTGA
- a CDS encoding VOC family protein gives MHATETTETTDFVSVRIITDDVARLVDFYEKATGTPATWATEDFAELRTPTATLAIAGTRTVPLFAPGSARPADNHSVIIEFRVDDVDRLHNALTDWVPDFVSGPTTMPWGNRSLLLRDPDGNLVNFFTPAARPQVN, from the coding sequence ATGCACGCCACAGAAACGACCGAAACGACCGACTTCGTCTCCGTCCGCATCATCACCGACGACGTCGCACGTCTCGTCGACTTCTACGAGAAAGCCACCGGCACCCCGGCCACCTGGGCCACCGAGGACTTCGCCGAGCTCAGGACCCCGACCGCGACCCTGGCGATAGCGGGCACACGCACGGTTCCGCTGTTCGCCCCCGGGTCCGCGCGCCCGGCCGACAACCACAGCGTGATCATCGAGTTCCGTGTGGACGACGTCGATCGACTGCACAACGCCCTGACCGACTGGGTCCCCGACTTCGTCAGCGGTCCGACCACCATGCCCTGGGGCAACCGTTCCCTGCTCCTCCGCGACCCCGACGGCAACCTCGTCAACTTCTTCACCCCCGCGGCGCGTCCGCAGGTGAACTAG
- a CDS encoding alpha/beta hydrolase family protein, with the protein MSRFQVYRAALPEVCAADPRRMVYTADAEGRCEVCTWDAATRTSRRVTDRPGGTLHGAIDRDARVWWFDEDARGVGLWRQQAFTGGRDRPGLTGVPDGTARGLAVIGGPIATLGIGLDDSTTIRMGRRGGPGREVTRVDGPAALAGIAPGGDLLALTRTADSPAAVSLLTPDGTVVAVLPGDGPYGRLWALGFAPTGPRPTLLLVREYEDRYLLATWTPATGAATHDWCAFDTQITARWYPDGHSVLIRQDRHGRSLLHRAHLTTRTLTPVPTPPGTLLDAAPRPGGDLHTLWTDTTHPPTMTSSTGTPLPPLGTVTCHVPGTVRDIRTPGPDGPVHTLLSLPEDGQGPHPAVFLVHGGPADHDRDAYDGTLHSLVASGFAVARVNYRGSTGYGPRWQRAYRDGVGHTQVADLAAVHADLTARGLIRPDATGLWGTSWGGYLVLLALGTRPGLWRAGVAVKPVADYAAAHASGTVALRALDERLFGGTPDQVPARYAHSSPIRYAARVRDPLLVVAATHDTKCPAQQVRSYLGALAAAGARHESLWLDSGHDGYDGGDHMTVLRRAVLFLDRELRAPRRPAPRGEGSVHHTVQH; encoded by the coding sequence GTGAGCCGCTTCCAGGTCTACCGCGCCGCACTGCCCGAGGTGTGCGCCGCCGACCCGCGCCGGATGGTCTACACCGCCGACGCCGAAGGCCGCTGCGAGGTCTGCACCTGGGACGCCGCCACCCGCACCTCCCGCCGGGTCACCGACCGGCCCGGCGGCACCCTGCACGGCGCCATCGACCGGGACGCGCGAGTCTGGTGGTTCGACGAGGACGCCCGGGGTGTCGGCCTGTGGCGCCAGCAGGCCTTCACCGGCGGACGCGACCGGCCGGGACTCACCGGCGTCCCGGACGGCACCGCCCGCGGCCTCGCCGTCATCGGCGGCCCCATCGCCACCCTCGGCATCGGCCTCGACGACAGCACCACGATCCGCATGGGCAGGCGCGGCGGCCCCGGCCGCGAGGTGACGCGCGTCGATGGACCGGCCGCCCTCGCCGGAATCGCCCCGGGCGGCGACCTGCTGGCGCTCACCCGCACCGCGGACTCGCCCGCAGCCGTCTCCCTCCTCACCCCCGACGGCACCGTGGTCGCCGTCCTGCCCGGCGACGGCCCGTACGGCAGACTCTGGGCCCTCGGCTTCGCACCCACGGGACCACGCCCCACGCTCCTCCTCGTCCGCGAGTACGAGGACCGCTACCTGCTCGCCACCTGGACGCCCGCCACCGGCGCCGCCACCCACGACTGGTGCGCCTTCGACACCCAGATCACCGCCCGCTGGTACCCGGACGGCCACTCCGTCCTGATCCGCCAGGACCGCCACGGCCGCTCCCTGCTCCACCGCGCCCACCTCACGACCCGCACCCTCACCCCCGTACCGACCCCGCCAGGAACGCTCCTGGACGCCGCCCCGCGCCCCGGCGGCGACCTCCACACCCTCTGGACCGACACCACGCACCCGCCGACGATGACCTCCAGCACCGGCACCCCCCTGCCCCCGCTCGGCACCGTCACGTGCCACGTCCCCGGGACCGTGCGGGACATCCGCACCCCCGGCCCCGACGGCCCCGTACACACCCTGCTGAGCCTCCCCGAGGACGGCCAAGGACCGCACCCCGCCGTGTTCCTCGTGCACGGCGGCCCCGCCGACCACGACCGCGACGCCTACGACGGCACCCTGCACTCACTCGTCGCCTCCGGCTTCGCCGTCGCCCGGGTCAACTACCGAGGCTCCACGGGCTACGGACCCCGCTGGCAGCGCGCGTACCGCGACGGCGTCGGCCACACCCAGGTCGCCGACCTCGCCGCCGTGCACGCCGACCTCACCGCGCGTGGCCTGATCCGCCCGGACGCGACCGGCCTGTGGGGCACCTCGTGGGGCGGCTACCTCGTCCTGCTCGCCCTCGGCACGCGGCCCGGCCTGTGGCGGGCGGGCGTCGCCGTGAAGCCCGTCGCCGACTACGCCGCCGCCCACGCGTCCGGCACCGTGGCCCTGCGCGCCCTCGACGAGCGGCTGTTCGGCGGCACACCCGACCAGGTGCCCGCGCGGTACGCGCACAGCTCCCCGATCCGGTACGCCGCCCGCGTACGGGACCCGCTGCTCGTCGTCGCCGCCACGCACGACACCAAGTGCCCGGCGCAGCAGGTCCGTTCCTACCTCGGCGCCCTCGCCGCCGCCGGTGCCCGGCACGAGTCCCTGTGGCTGGACTCCGGGCACGACGGCTACGACGGAGGCGACCACATGACCGTACTGCGCCGCGCGGTGCTCTTCCTCGACCGGGAGCTCCGCGCACCCAGACGCCCCGCTCCGAGAGGTGAGGGGTCAGTGCACCACACCGTGCAGCACTGA